In a genomic window of Pangasianodon hypophthalmus isolate fPanHyp1 chromosome 1, fPanHyp1.pri, whole genome shotgun sequence:
- the snai2 gene encoding zinc finger protein SNAI2 has product MPRSFLVKKHFNSAKKPNYSELECPTAFVSQQLLKSLVMPVIPQPEVLSPVMYSPITMWTASDSPPSPLPTDLSPVSGYPSPKDSHEIPRSDEDEHEHEQPASITITTTTSGSDVAEKFRCALCHKSYSTYAGLLKHKQLHCDAHARKAFSCKYCEKEYVSLGALKMHIRTHTLPCVCKLCGKAFSRPWLLQGHIRTHTGEKPFSCSHCSRAFADRSNLRAHLQTHSDVKKYQCKNCSKTFSRMSLLHKHEESGCCVAH; this is encoded by the exons ATGCCGCGCTCGTTTCTCGTCAAAAAGCATTTCAACTCCGCCAAGAAGCCGAATTACAGCGAACTGGAATGTCCAACAG CGTTCGTGTCTCAGCAGCTCCTCAAAAGCCTGGTGATGCCTGTGATCCCGCAGCCCGAGGTGTTGAGCCCGGTGATGTACAGTCCGATCACCATGTGGACAGCGAGCGACTCTCCTCCATCACCGCTTCCCACTGACCTCTCGCCCGTGTCGGGATACCCGTCGCCCAAGGACAGCCACGAGATCCCGAGGAGCGACGAGGACGAGCACGAGCACGAGCAGCCAGcctccatcaccatcaccaccaccaccagcggATCGGATGTGGCGGAGAAGTTCCGCTGTGCTCTGTGTCACAAGTCGTACTCGACGTACGCGGGCCTGCTCAAGCACAAGCAGCTGCATTGTGACGCGCACGCGCGCAAGGCCTTCAGCTGCAAGTACTGCGAGAAGGAGTACGTGAGCCTCGGCGCTCTCAAAATGCACATACGGACACACACGCTGCCGTGCGTCTGCAAGCTGTGCGGCAAGGCTTTCTCACGCCCGTGGCTGCTACAGGGACACATCCGCACTCACACAG GCGAGAAGCCGTTCTCGTGTTCTCACTGCAGCCGCGCGTTCGCGGACAGATCCAACCTCAGGGCCCACCTGCAGACGCACTCGGATGTGAAGAAGTACCAGTGCAAGAACTGCTCAAAAACCTTCTCCAGAATGTCTCTCCTGCACAAGCATGAGGAGTCGGGATGCTGCGTCGCCCACTGA